In Penicillium psychrofluorescens genome assembly, chromosome: 5, a single window of DNA contains:
- a CDS encoding uncharacterized protein (ID:PFLUO_008278-T1.cds;~source:funannotate), which translates to MLGRPLGVPYQEVDVEYPIDIDDTCIKRTGLVGTPRSSPSDTPNNMTRAIHTFRIRRLLNHIHTRLYSKTDPTCSDKHDQQIDVQNIRAEIEKWRSEIPPVPSHANEELVLFTTADWYDLEYNYTILQLYRAQIVDHRAGTTEDVFLDCLGAAESICQSYRRQYLGKLTSCTWAALHELFLAGLTYLHCLWTSPAARKASGHEQANNTCNDCTVALVIMAERWDVAAPYREIFVALASRTMSMMSDMADENISKDVASADLENWAEEDLTEWMKMVADAGVLEGPNGLLTGLTME; encoded by the exons ATGTTGGGTCGACCCCTGGGTGTCCCTTACCAGGAGGTTGACGTTGAA TACCCGATTGACATCGATGATACATGCATTAAGCGCACAGGGCTTGTTGGCACGCCACGGAGCTCTCCGAGTGATACGCCAAACAACATGACGAGAGCGATTCATACATTTCGAATTCGACGTCTTTTGAATCATATCCACACCCGTCTTTACTCAAAAACCGACCCGACTTGTTCGGACAAGCACGACCAGCAGATTGACGTGCAGAATATCCgtgccgagatcgagaaatGGCGCTCTGAGATCCCGCCCGTGCCTTCTCATGCAAATGAAGAGCTTGTCTTATTTACGACTGCAGATTGGTATGATCTGGAATATAACTATACCATTTTACAGCTTTATAGAGCCCAGATCGTCGATCACCGGGCAGGGACAACAGAAGATGTTTTCCTTGATTGTCTGGGGGCTGCAGAGAGCATTTGCCAAAGTTATCGTCGTCAGTATTTAGGGAAGCTAACGAGCTGTACCTGGGCGGCACTTCACGAGCTATTTCTTGCGGGATTGACGTATCTTCACTGCCTTTGGACATCGCCTGCGGCACGAAAGGCATCTGGCCATGAGCAAGCAAACAACACATGTAATGACTGCACAGTGGCCTTGGTGATCATGGCAGAACGATGGGATGTTGCTGCGCCCTACCGTGAGATATTTGTGGCACTTGCCAGCCGGACAATGTCGATGATGAGTGATATGGCTGATGAAAATATATCTAAAGATGTGGCTTCAGCTGATCTTGAGAATTGGGCTGAAGAGGACTTGACGGAGTGGATGAAAATGGTGGCCGATGCGGGTGTGCTTGAAGGCCCTAATGGACTTTTGACTGGTTTAACGATGGAATAA
- a CDS encoding uncharacterized protein (ID:PFLUO_008276-T1.cds;~source:funannotate), whose product MPSAHKLPALPMPLEGVSTPNGGSRPNYIIFMPDQLRYDSLGCTTTGSSQSPLSGIIRTPNIDAFRRRGTLFTNCFTQASVCSQSRCSMFTGTYPHVSGHRSLENLIKPWEPNLFRSLKENGYHVACLAPRGDTFAPTVTELSVSEYGFLETPEFVPKFSSDGGQDEDDDKKNNVWARLFYKGLRNHSDALDYDEAVVRSALTWLDCPPADKPWVLFMPLLFPHCPFQVEEPYFSMYDRSSIPATVSQPEKKTGYEPRYMATIREQYGTDRATEDIWREVKATYYGMISRLDDQFGRVVRKVDGLGLWKDTVMMFFTDHGEYLGDHGLIEKWPSGLSDSLVHEPLLIGGAGLPEGTTVSGMTEMVDLVPTVFEMSGIAEHFAHNGKSWVPMLCRGETEHKAYSFSEGGFLTSEEPLLEQAPYPYDIKAGLQHTDTSLVGKAISARDQEWTFVYRLYEPAELYNRERDPHEMHNLAGNADYKEVVDRFEKVTLKWLVEGSDFMPWEKDDRFPHVDLKSPREQMEERLKMLKRGAEAAEQNGTHERVSM is encoded by the coding sequence ATGCCATCCGCCCACAAACTCCCTGCTCTACCCATGCCGCTGGAGGGTGTGAGCACTCCCAACGGTGGCTCCCGTCCCAACTACATCATCTTCATGCCGGACCAGCTCCGGTACGACTCCCTAGgctgcaccaccaccggctccTCCCAGTCCCCGTTAAGCGGCATCATCCGCACGCCCAACATCGATGCCTTCCGCCGGCGAGGGACGCTCTTCACCAACTGCTTCACCCAAGCCTCGGTCTGCTCGCAGTCCCGCTGCAGCATGTTCACGGGCACCTACCCGCACGTGTCCGGGCACCGTAGCCTCGAGAATCTGATCAAACCGTGGGAACCAAACCTGTTCCGCAGCCTGAAGGAGAACGGGTACCACGTTGCGTGCCTGGCTCCACGGGGGGACACCTTTGCACCGACGGTGACCGAGTTGAGTGTGAGTGAGTATGGATTCCTGGAAACGCCGGAATTCGTACCCAAGTTTTCTAGCGATGGGGGgcaggacgaggatgacgacaagaagaataatGTCTGGGCAAGACTCTTCTACAAAGGCCTCCGCAACCACTCCGACGCCCTCGACTACGACGAGGCAGTCGTGCGCTCGGCTCTGACATGGCTCGATTGTCCCCCGGCCGACAAACCCTGGGTACTATTTATGCCACTACTCTTCCCGCATTGTCCCTTCCAGGTCGAGGAACCGTACTTCAGCATGTACGACCGCTCCTCCATTCCCGCCACCGTCTCTCAaccagagaagaagaccggctACGAGCCACGTTATATGGCAACAATCCGGGAACAGTACGGCACCGACAGAGCCACGGAGGACATCTGGCGGGAGGTCAAGGCTACGTACTACGGCATGATCTCGCGCTTAGATGACCAGTTTGGGCGGGTGGTGCGCAAGGTCGACGGGTTGGGGCTGTGGAAGGACACGGTGATGATGTTTTTCACCGATCATGGAGAGTACCTGGGTGACCACGGACTGATTGAGAAGTGGCCATCGGGGTTGTCGGACTCATTGGTTCATGAGCCGCTCCTCATCGGCGGTGCAGGCCTGCCGGAGGGGACGACCGTATCGGGGATGACCGAGATGGTTGATTTGGTTCCGACCGTCTTTGAGATGTCGGGGATTGCGGAGCACTTTGCGCATAATGGGAAGTCGTGGGTTCCCATGCTGTGCCGAGGTGAGACCGAACACAAAGCGTATTCCTTCTCGGAAGGCGGCTTCCTCACCTCGGAGGAGCCGCTGCTCGAGCAGGCGCCGTATCCGTACGATATCAAGGCGGGCTTGCAACACACGGATACGTCGCTCGTTGGGAAGGCCATCTCGGCTCGAGATCAGGAGTGGACGTTTGTCTACCGGCTATACGAGCCGGCGGAGCTATATAACCGGGAGAGGGATCCCCATGAGATGCACAATCTGGCAGGGAATGCCGATTATAAGGAGGTTGTGGACCGGTTTGAGAAAGTCACTCTGAAGTGGTTGGTGGAGGGCAGCGATTTCATGCCGTGGGAGAAGGATGACCGGTTTCCTCACGTGGACTTGAAGAGCCCGCGAgagcagatggaggagcgTTTGAAGATGCTGAAGAGGGGAGCGGAGGCGGCAGAGCAGAATGGGACCCATGAGCGGGTTAGTATGTAG
- a CDS encoding uncharacterized protein (ID:PFLUO_008274-T1.cds;~source:funannotate) codes for MLGLRHLAIAETFNLTLGLTVILIAVSQFNYGFDQQGFNTTQAMSAFDRQYGTYNPQTGKYALKTVWLSMFASLPLLGMAVGILFGSFVSSRFGRRMCIFSMSIWSLVATTIVITATSAKQILAGRVLVLFYVGMQLAVVPIYQAEITPRRARGFVVGTFQLSLGIGGLVINAVARATGSLDSPAAFRIPYGLFYVVPAIVVCGTWFVPESPRWLAMKGRDADALASLTRLRKGRFTPEEIATEMAVIKSAIDHEVEKGSFRDMFRTAPMTKRTIAVLGANFFAQANGYQVVSVYGAIFVKSLGFINPFTFTVINGSLQVVLVLFAMVLMDKLGRRHLLFIGGTLQMAAQFAMAGLGVRLDTDLSSNPVKTGILAALILLSSGFIIGWAPTCHVLSAEIPSMKLRDITYRTASVLQILTQFAVTFSLPYLLDAPYADLGAKVGFIYGGVTFLSILFAYFCIPECKGRTLEEIDAIFDAGCPMRHFSKWKLETPLEDIGSIKNPEDEGNDDAKEDGRVAHVEDNGRGA; via the exons ATGTTAGGCCTACGGCACCTTGCCATAGCCGAGACCTTCAACCTCACCCTCGGCCTGAccgtcatcctcatcgccgTCTCGCAGTTCAACTACGGCTTCGACCAGCAAGGCTTCAATACCACCCAAGCTATGTCCGCCTTCGATCGCCAGTACGGCACCTACAATCCTCAGACTGGAAAGTACGCACTGAAAACCGTCTGGCTCTCGATGTTTGCCTCCCTGCCCCTGCTCGGCATGGCCGTCGGCATCCTCTTTGGCAGTTTTGTGAGCAGCCGCTTCGGTCGACGGATGTGCATTTTCAGCATGAGCATATGGTCCTTGGTGGCCACGACCATCGTCATCACCGCTACGTCGGCGAAACAGATCTTGGCGGGAAGGGTGCTAGTGTTATTCTATGTTGGCATGCAACTGGCCGTTGTGCCGATTTACCAAGCAGAAATCacgccgaggagggcgaggggTTTTGTCGTTGGAACGTTTCAGCTGTCTTTGGGT ATCGGAGGACTCGTCATCAACGCCGTGGCACGCGCAACCGGCAGCCTAGACTCCCCTGCAGCCTTTCGCATCCCGTACGGCCTCTTCTATGTCGTACCTGCCATCGTCGTCTGCGGCACCTGGTTCGTCCCTGAA TCCCCTCGCTGGCTCGCCATGAAAGGCCGAGACGCCGACGCCCTCGCCTCCCTGACGCGTCTGCGGAAGGGGAGGTTCACGCCCGAGGAAATCGCCACGGAGATGGCCGTCATCAAATCGGCCATCGACCATGAGGTCGAGAAGGGCTCTTTCAGGGACATGTTTAGAACCGCGCCGATGACCAAACGCACCATAGCAGTCTTAGGGGCCAACTTCTTCGCGCAGGCTAACGGGTACCAGGTCGTCAGTGTGTACGGCgccatcttcgtcaagtCGCTGGGTTTCATCAACCCATTCACCTTCACCGTCATCAACGGGTCCCTGCAGGTCGTTCTTGTGCTTTTTGCAATGGTGCTGATGGACAAGCTCGGCCGGCGGCACCTGCTCTTCATCGGCGGCACGCTCCAGATGGCGGCCCAAttcgccatggctggctTGGGAGTCAGACTCGATACAGACCTCTCCTCGAATCCCGTTAAGACTGGGATCTTGGCAGCGCTCATCTTACTGTCGTCCGGCTTCATCATTGGTTGGGCGCCGACGTGCCATGTCCTCAGCGCTGAGATTCCGAGCATGAAGTTGCGAGATATCACGTATCGAACTGCAAGTGTTCTTCAGATCTTGACGCA ATTCGCCGTGaccttctccctcccctaCCTCCTCGACGCACCTTACGCCGACCTCGGTGCCAAGGTCGGCTTTATCTACGGCGGCGtcaccttcctctccatACTATTCGCCTACTTTTGCATCCCGGAGTGCAAAGGCCGTActctggaggagattgatgccATCTTCGATGCCGGTTGCCCCATGAGGCATTTTTCCAAGTGGAAACTCGAGACGCCATTGGAAGATATTGGTAGCATAAAAAATCCCGAAGATGAAGGTAATGATGATGCCAAGGAGGATGGTAGGGTTGCTCATGTTGAAGACAATGGACGCGGTGCTTAG
- a CDS encoding uncharacterized protein (ID:PFLUO_008273-T1.cds;~source:funannotate) — protein sequence MMGYQAHHELALLGKQFAREIYKVSDNSKIYAYYQSCSEGGREGWSQLQRFPDQFDGAVVGAPALRLGQQQVNHLFENVVEKTLSYSPPPCELDKIVNLTIAFCDPLDGLADGVVSRSDLCTEALHLENFIGKAYSCASSGSVPAQKGKITAKGVEVAQTMLNGLHNSQGQRAYITYRPGAGFGDVSAVYNQASGTWDNEISSLGGEWVARYLQLRDADNLDTLNGVNYDTLVDWMTLGMNRYYDSLQTTYPDLSALRSAGGKIIHIHGEQDNSVPTASSIHYYDSVRKIMYPNLSYQEGVAALDDFYRLYLIPGAAHCDFNPLQPTGPWPQTTLQTVIDWVERDVAPATLEGTGHIDTICKWPLRPMWSGNGKKFECQFSQSSIDSFTYEFDAFKVPVY from the exons ATGATGGGTTACCAGGCTCATCACGAGCTTGCTCTGCTAGGCAAACAGTTTGCCAGGGAGATCTACAAAGTCTCCGACAACTCGAAGATCTATGCGTACTATCAGAGCTGCTCTGAGGGTGGGCGTGAGGGCTGGAGCCAATTGCAGAGGTTCCCTGATCAGTTCGACGGCGCGGTTGTTGGCGCCCCTGCATTACGTTTAGGCCAACAACAGGTCAACCACTTATTCGAGAATGTCGTTGAAAAAACACTTTCCTACTCCCCGCCTCCTTGCGAGCTGGATAAGATCGTGAACTTGACGATCGCCTTCTGCGACCCACTTGACGGTTTGGCTGATGGTGTTGTGTCGCGTTCTGACCTCTGCACTGAAGCCCTCCATCTCGAAAACTTTATTGGAAAAGCCTACTCTTGTGCTAGTAGCGGCAGTGTGCCTGCGCAAAAAGGCAAGATCACAGCCAAGGGCGTGGAAGTTGCCCAGACAATGCTAAATGGCCTACACAATTCTCAAGGCCAGCGCGCCTACATCACTTATCGGCCTGGTGCAGGCTTTGGTGATGTTAGTGCTGTGTACAACCAAGCTTCAGGCACTTGGGACAACGAAATCAGTAGCCTGGGTGGCGAATGGGTCGCACGCTACCTTCAACTCCGGGACGCCGATAATCTTGATACCCTTAATGGCGTGAACTACGACACACTTGTCGACTGGATGACGCTAGGAATGAACAGATACTACGACTCGCTTCAGACCACGTACCCGGACCTCAGTGCTTTGAGATCCGCAGGCGGTAAAATTATTCATATACACGGCGAGCAAGACAACTCAGTGCCCACAGCTTCATCAATACACTATTACGACTCGGTACGGAAGATCATGTATCCAAACTTGAGCTACCAAGAGGGCGTTGCAGCCCTAGACGACTTTTATCGCCTTTACTTGA TTCCCGGTGCAGCCCACTGCGACTTCAATCCCTTACAGCCTACTGGGCCTTGGCCTCAAACCACCTTGCAAACTGTAATCGACTGGGTTGAGCGGGACGTGGCTCCAGCGACGCTCGAGGGCACAGGCCATATTGACACTATCTGCAAGTGGCCGCTTAGGCCGATGTGGTCTGGCAACGGGAAGAAATTTGAGTGCCAGTTTAGCCAATCTTCGATTGACAGCTTTACATATGAGTTCGATGCCTTCAAGGTGCCAGTTTACTAA
- a CDS encoding uncharacterized protein (ID:PFLUO_008275-T1.cds;~source:funannotate) yields the protein MATKQPNFLIIVADDLGFSDISPYGGEISTPVLSQLAAEGIRMTNFHTASACSPTRSMLFSGTDNHIAGLGQMAEHMRAHGTFFQDKPGYEGYLNFRVAALSEVLQDAGYLTMMSGKWHLGLTKELAPCSRGFDKSFSFLPGSGNHHGWEPQLEDGEFRIPCMNTDGFWMDGEEFLDREADLPEDFYSTTSFTDRLLDFFAKRDEREKDKPFFAYLPLTAPHWPLQAPRKVVAKYHGKYQDGPDALTQQRLKRMVELGIVAAGVEPAPPSGVLGKEWNDMSEEERTASARKMEVFAAMVDLIDTNIGRVVDYLRETDELDNTFVLFMSDNGAEGAALEALPMMGNKTTMAGVIEKYYDNRVENIGEKTSFVWYGARWACAATAPSRGSKCWITEGGIRCPCVIRYPPFSARQSAITHRFTTVMDILPTILDLAGVAHPGSSFRGRTVVAPRGQSWVPHLSSPDYCAPESTVHDEETHVHGWELFGQRAIREGPWKAVWIASPRGKDDWELYNVERDPGELQDLSKTETEVMARLVDHWETYFAETGMVQTPQFAVTKA from the exons ATGGCAACCAAGCAACCCAATTttctcatcatcgtcgccgacgacctcggcTTCAGTGACATCTCCCCCTACGGAGGGGAGATCTCCACTCCTGtcctctcccagctcgccgccgaaggCATCCGCATGACCAACTTCCACACCGCGTCGGCTTGCTCGCCCACGCGCTCAATGCTCTTCTCCGGCACGGACAATCACATCGCCGGTTTGGGCCAGATGGCCGAGCACATGCGCGCTCACGGGACCTTCTTCCAGGACAAGCCCGGGTACGAAGGCTACTTGAATTTCCGGGTGGCTGCGCTGTCGGAGGTTCTGCAAGATGCAGGGTATTTGACCATGATGTCGGGGAAGTGGCATCTGGGCCTGACCAAAGAGCTGGCGCCGTGTAGCAGGGGCTTCGACAAGagtttctccttccttcctgGGAGTGGGAATCATCATGGCTGGGAGCCACAgttggaggatggggagTTTCGGATTCCGTGCATGAATACCGATGGGTTTTGGATGGATGGGGAGGAGTTTCTGGATCGCGAGGCCGACCTGCCTGAGGATTTCTACTCGACGACGAGTTTCACGGATCGTCTGTTGGATTTCTTTGCAAAGAGGGatgaaagagagaaggacaAGCCGTTCTTCGCGTACCTCCCGTTGACGGCGCCGCACTGGCCGCTGCAGGCGCCGAGGAAGGTGGTCGCGAAGTACCACGGCAAGTACCAAGATGGGCCGGATGCGCTGACGCAGCAACGATTGAAGCGCATGGTGGAATTGGGAATCGTGGCTGCCGGGGTGGAACCTGCTCCACCATCCGGGGTGCTCGGCAAGGAGTGGAACGATATGAGCGAGGAGGAAAGGACCGCTTCGGCGCGCAAAATGGAGGTGTTTGCGGCGATGGTGGATCTCATTGACACCAATATCGGAAGGGTGGTGGATTACCTACGGGAGACGGACGAGTTGGACAACACCTTCGTGTTGTTCATGTCGGATAATGGAGCAGAGGGGGCAGCATTGGAGGCTCTTCCG ATGATGGGAAACAAAACCACCATGGCAGGTGTGATTGAGAAATACTATGATAACCGGGTCGAGAACATCGGGGAGAAGACCTCGTTTGTGTGGTATG GAGCGCGTTGGGCCTGCGCCGCCACTGCGCCCTCCCGCGGCTCCAAGTGCTGGATTACCGAAGGCGGCATCCGCTGTCCATGCGTGATCCGATACCCTCCCTTCTCGGCCCGTCAAagcgccatcacccaccGCTTCACCACCGTCATGGACATCCTCCCGACGATTCTCGACCTCGCGGGCGTCGCACACCCGGGGTCCTCGTTTCGTGGACGGACCGTGGTAGCGCCACGCGGTCAGTCCTGGGTGCCACACCTGTCGTCGCCCGACTACTGCGCTCCCGAAAGCACGGTGCACGACGAGGAGACACACGTCCACGGGTGGGAATTGTTCGGACAGCGGGCGATCCGCGAAGGGCCGTGGAAGGCGGTTTGGATTGCGAGTCCGCGCGGGAAGGACGATTGGGAGTTGTATAATGTCGAGAGGGACCCCGGCGAGCTGCAGGACCTGTCGaagacggagacggaggtcATGGCGAGGTTGGTGGATCACTGGGAAACGTATTTTGCGGAGACCGGGATGGTGCAGACGCCTCAGTTTGCCGTTACGAAGGCTTAG
- a CDS encoding uncharacterized protein (ID:PFLUO_008277-T1.cds;~source:funannotate), with translation MDSYLPTPAPKRAITGGTWGMAVSSPEGREGGGFLIDKIIVRRYIDTYFSKTNPMTCIFLHKPSVLAAWSKDELDPFLLRALCASGLMLMDNSYGQPSDREIVVTTARTWIHEVQSVLLSSHAGRFPLVQVHALVLVILFHFHVGEVAQAWDLVALAARRAFALQLNHERPELEPAARESRRRLVWAIYLLDRLFSGGIEDLAICPSERMHIKLPCDDTSFQRGIPSRAEYLESIPGSVDDAHRSDDPYGKDVLAYYIRLSASRDNILRYTKGVRRSGASPVATKGRLEALQRELQTLQDRLPEDLRLSPSQLLLKTHSPDRDGYILLHTLWFQCHCDLYRFLIPGIRESVSEAAMCATPPELIDTYQRACLSNAIQLCDLWSTTHANLRNLGEETVDDLFLPVSIYQVAQILHHLHHLLPPFPDRHSLDRLGVQLGDALEMAWSMPNLPAHVVSCLRDVERVLGVLGRDEDRNGSRDRATGPQVTRTMGAGSCTSKDDNDGQQAAYGMDHLPSRHSLIPCASRVSGTLEDDGGYVSTWGDNNASIRGPTVDLVPPNSPSIAHIAHAATHRTVLPSFQSLGMGSDAPTSHGIPGPSSPPPPFPHNINPVTHQSTPAGHVGTQAPDSLWNPFDMELNGYYDVGLDQLFVSLAGIT, from the coding sequence ATGGACTCGTATTTGCCGACCCCTGCTCCCAAGAGGGCTATCACAGGAGGAACCTGGGGTATGGCCGTCTCCTCAccagaaggaagagaggggggCGGCTTTTTGATAGACAAGATCATAGTGCGACGGTACATCGACACGTACTTTTCCAAGACCAACCCGATGACGTGTATCTTCCTACACAAGCCCTCCGTCTTAGCTGCATGGAGTAAAGACGAGCTGGATCCTTTTCTGCTCCGAGCGCTGTGCGCCTCGGGATTAATGCTCATGGACAACAGCTATGGGCAGCCATCGGATAGAGAAATCGTCGTGACCACAGCCCGAACATGGATACACGAAGTGCAGTCGGTTCTGCTTTCTAGCCACGCGGGTCGATTTCCCCTGGTGCAAGTGCACGCCCTTgttctcgtcatcctctttCATTTTCACGTTGGCGAGGTGGCCCAGGCTTGGGACCTCGTCGCACTGGCTGCACGGCGCGCCTTTGCGCTGCAACTCAATCACGAGCGACCTGAACTAGAGCCAGCTGCTCGGGAGTCGCGTCGCCGCCTGGTCTGGGCCATCTATCTTCTCGACCGGTTGTTTTCAGGTGGTATCGAAGACCTAGCAATCTGCCCCAGTGAGCGCATGCACATCAAGCTGCCATGCGATGATACCAGTTTCCAGAGGGGCATCCCATCGCGGGCTGAGTATCTGGAGAGCATCCCGGGAAGCGTGGATGACGCACACAGGTCTGATGATCCGTATGGGAAGGACGTGCTCGCGTATTACATCCGGCTGAGCGCCTCGCGGGACAATATCCTGCGATACACCAAAGGCGTCCGTCGCTCAGGCGCGAGCCCCGTAGCCACCAAGGGCAGACTGGAAGCCCTCCAGCGGGAGCTTCAGACATTGCAGGACCGACTCCCCGAGGATCTTAGGCTCAGCCCCAGCCAGCTCCTGCTGAAAACACATTCCCCGGATAGGGATGGCTACATTCTCCTGCACACCCTCTGGTTCCAGTGCCACTGCGACCTGTACCGCTTTCTCATTCCCGGGATCCGCGAATCCGTTTCCGAAGCTGCCATGTGCGCAACACCACCCGAGTTGATCGACACCTACCAGCGCGCCTGCTTATCCAACGCTATCCAGCTCTGCGACCTCTGGTCGACCACGCACGCCAACTTACGCAATCTCGGCGAAGAGACTGTCGACGATCTCTTTCTGCCAGTCAGCATATACCAGGTCGCGCAGATCCTGCACCACCTACACCATCTTCTCCCCCCATTTCCGGACCGGCACTCCCTGGACAGGCTTGGGGTGCAACTTGGCGATGCACTGGAGATGGCCTGGTCGATGCCGAATTTGCCAGCGCATGTGGTGAGCTGTCTGCGAGACGTGGAGCGCGTGCTGGGTGTGTTGGGCCGGGATGAGGATCGGAATGGTAGTAGGGATAGGGCTACGGGGCCTCAGGTCACTCGCACTATGGGAGCAGGATCATGCACAAGTAAGGACGATAATGACGGGCAGCAGGCTGCGTATGGCATGGATCATCTCCCATCGCGACACTCGTTGATTCCCTGTGCCAGCAGAGTGTCTGGAACGCTGGAAGACGACGGCGGATATGTGTCTACGTGGGGTGACAACAACGCCAGTATCAGGGGGCCCACGGTGGATCTAGTACCTCCAAATTCCCCTTCAATCGCTCACATCGCGCATGCTGCAACACATCGGACCGTGCTACCGTCATTTCAGAGCCTTGGAATGGGTTCTGATGCTCCAACGTCTCATGGGATTCCTGGTCCTAgttctcctcctcctcctttCCCTCACAACATAAACCCAGTGACACATCAGAGCACTCCTGCTGGCCACGTAGGAACTCAGGCCCCTGACAGTCTCTGGAATCCGTTCGATATGGAGCTGAATGGTTATTATGACGTCGGGCTTGACCAGCTGTTCGTGTCACTGGCGGGTATTACATGA